Proteins encoded together in one Chryseobacterium sp. G0201 window:
- a CDS encoding T9SS type B sorting domain-containing protein, translating to MRKILFLFTLFSCVLLFSQNKSLKNNEYFFYENKGQIVDQDGKENTDVKYLFHSAGLNVQLRSNGFSYDVYETKKTANPSSSKSNKNKIPNGNDYHLDEFIYEKLIHRVDIELINSNKNSKIIADGKSSDYDNYYNIPKKSKGVTNVHRYKKISYKDIYPNIDLIFFKPNDTLKPIEYNFVINPGGKVSDIKMKFNGASTSIKDGKLAMNVRFGEIHENIPNSWIEGLKRENINVSFKDLGDQTFGFNSPVDASNKTIIIDPVPTRVWGSYVGGTGEDYGRIKTDSQNTVYVHGSTSSYTNFATSGTYQQNLAGGTDAFLMKVTKNGQKLWGTYYGFGMTDYFMDVDFDENFNIYAGGIVQRAAYNENIVLVKFNTNGSLVFQKEFVSSRQDKLYAVSYNQNQVYIAGDAFSPDFPTVNAMQPTKSTPSGYTDSILASINTTTGNIDWATYFGRSDGSTSIFQIMSSVDNLEIIGATQSSNIPMVNAFQPVKGGGSDGIYVKLSKSGNNILRSSYYGNAGYEFVLKGRIVNDILILPGRYSTTAFPSGQPGIWRVSLATNNISKSYFTFSGEPQLLAYPDTLGNVFFTGLYLQNFGQADISTPGAYMGVPPMYGSTFLIKYNQNDTKEWGTYYTGNGATQQGEVTKDSEGSIYLTGMSSGNSSGIATPGTFQQSPGGGNDMFIAKFQDCTSSGMVTSNSPVCTNSTIQLNATGGTTYNWTGPNGFTSNLQNPTIPNATATNAGIYTCQISGSGACDGSFTVNVVVGDNVAPVPNIAALADITGNCHTLVSNFPTANDNCAGVITATTTDPLSYTIPGNYVIHWTYNDGNGNTATQNQNVIVTAPALPTSNLTQTFCATNQPKISDIQITGQNIKWYDAANTILPATTPLVNGQTYYASQTINGCESNKIAIQVTVNNTPKPTGNAAQDFCASANPTLVNLVVNGTSLIFYNAAGNILPITTPLVHGQTYFVTQTLNGCESEKLAIAITLSTNNVPAHDVTDAFCNSTTANAMTVNLHSYEDDIINNPNNYIFTYTDNTGNIITNPSGYILNIGTTIIHVKVATADGCFIIVRLNITLNPKPQIKLPESIEFCKGKTVTLDAGSGFASYLWNNGATTQTITVSTPGIYSVKVTNNFGCEDTDIIEVKYSILAEIVSVNINNSTATVILSTAGNYEYSLDNFIWQDSNVFNNLTIGEYKVYVRTKGGCIIGEKNFSIFNIPNAITPNGDGRNDKWKIVGLENYPGTEINLYDRRGLPVFKEIISKKSFEWDGKLNGTPLPTGNYWYTIKVSDGRIYTGWLLIKNRE from the coding sequence ATGCGAAAAATTTTATTTCTTTTCACACTTTTTAGCTGTGTGCTTTTGTTTTCCCAGAACAAATCTTTAAAAAACAATGAATATTTTTTCTATGAAAATAAAGGACAGATCGTTGATCAGGATGGAAAAGAAAATACCGATGTAAAATACCTTTTCCATTCTGCGGGATTGAATGTACAACTGCGTTCTAATGGATTTTCTTATGATGTTTACGAGACTAAAAAGACAGCAAATCCAAGCTCTTCAAAAAGTAATAAAAATAAAATCCCAAATGGAAATGATTATCATTTGGATGAATTCATCTATGAAAAATTGATTCACAGGGTTGATATTGAACTTATTAATTCAAATAAAAACTCAAAAATCATAGCGGACGGAAAATCTTCTGATTATGATAACTATTATAATATCCCTAAAAAATCTAAAGGAGTTACTAATGTTCATCGTTATAAGAAAATTTCATACAAAGACATTTATCCGAACATTGATTTAATATTTTTTAAACCTAATGATACTTTAAAACCTATTGAATATAATTTCGTTATCAATCCGGGTGGTAAAGTTTCAGATATTAAAATGAAATTTAACGGTGCTTCCACTTCAATAAAAGACGGTAAACTTGCCATGAATGTTCGTTTTGGGGAAATCCATGAAAATATTCCCAATAGCTGGATAGAAGGACTCAAAAGAGAAAATATCAATGTTTCATTTAAAGATCTAGGAGATCAGACTTTTGGATTTAATTCGCCAGTCGATGCTTCAAATAAAACTATTATAATTGATCCTGTTCCTACAAGAGTTTGGGGAAGTTATGTAGGTGGAACAGGTGAAGATTACGGAAGAATTAAAACTGATAGTCAAAACACTGTTTATGTTCATGGATCAACCAGCAGTTATACTAATTTTGCAACTTCCGGTACTTATCAGCAGAACCTTGCAGGAGGTACTGATGCCTTTCTTATGAAAGTAACCAAAAACGGGCAAAAACTTTGGGGAACTTACTACGGTTTCGGCATGACTGATTATTTTATGGATGTCGACTTTGATGAAAACTTCAATATTTACGCAGGAGGAATTGTTCAAAGAGCAGCGTATAACGAAAATATTGTTTTAGTAAAATTTAATACTAATGGAAGCTTGGTTTTTCAAAAAGAGTTTGTTTCAAGCAGACAAGATAAACTTTATGCTGTTTCTTACAATCAAAACCAAGTATATATTGCCGGAGATGCTTTTAGTCCGGATTTCCCTACTGTAAATGCAATGCAGCCAACAAAATCTACCCCTTCAGGATACACTGACAGTATTTTAGCTTCTATAAATACAACAACAGGAAATATAGATTGGGCAACATATTTTGGAAGAAGCGACGGCTCAACTTCCATTTTTCAAATCATGTCTTCGGTTGATAATCTCGAAATAATCGGAGCAACTCAATCATCAAATATCCCTATGGTAAATGCTTTTCAGCCTGTAAAAGGTGGAGGATCAGACGGAATTTATGTAAAGCTTTCAAAATCCGGTAACAATATTTTAAGATCAAGTTATTACGGAAATGCCGGATATGAATTTGTATTAAAAGGCAGAATAGTAAATGATATCCTTATTCTTCCGGGAAGATATTCAACAACAGCTTTTCCTTCGGGACAACCCGGCATATGGAGGGTAAGTTTAGCCACAAATAACATTTCAAAGAGTTATTTTACTTTTAGTGGTGAACCTCAATTACTAGCATATCCAGACACATTAGGAAATGTTTTCTTCACGGGACTTTATTTACAAAATTTTGGACAAGCAGATATTTCAACTCCCGGAGCTTATATGGGGGTTCCCCCAATGTATGGTTCTACCTTTTTAATTAAATACAATCAAAATGACACAAAAGAATGGGGAACTTATTATACAGGAAATGGCGCAACACAACAAGGTGAGGTTACAAAAGATAGTGAAGGTTCTATTTATCTAACAGGAATGTCTAGCGGAAACTCCTCTGGTATTGCAACTCCTGGAACTTTTCAACAATCACCAGGAGGAGGAAATGATATGTTCATTGCAAAATTTCAAGATTGCACATCATCCGGAATGGTAACCTCCAACTCTCCTGTCTGTACCAATTCAACAATCCAATTAAATGCTACAGGCGGAACAACCTACAATTGGACAGGTCCCAATGGATTTACATCAAATCTTCAAAATCCTACAATTCCCAATGCGACAGCAACCAATGCCGGAATTTATACTTGTCAAATTTCAGGCTCGGGAGCTTGCGACGGAAGCTTTACAGTAAATGTTGTGGTTGGTGACAATGTTGCGCCAGTTCCAAACATTGCAGCTCTTGCAGATATTACAGGAAATTGTCACACTTTAGTCTCAAATTTCCCGACTGCAAACGATAATTGTGCGGGAGTAATTACTGCAACGACTACAGATCCACTTTCTTATACGATTCCGGGAAATTATGTTATTCACTGGACTTATAATGATGGAAACGGAAATACTGCAACACAAAATCAAAATGTAATTGTAACTGCTCCTGCACTTCCGACAAGTAATTTAACTCAAACATTTTGTGCTACTAATCAACCCAAAATTTCAGACATCCAAATTACAGGACAAAATATCAAATGGTATGATGCAGCTAATACAATTTTACCTGCAACAACTCCACTTGTAAACGGACAGACTTATTACGCTTCTCAAACTATAAACGGTTGTGAAAGTAATAAGATTGCTATTCAGGTTACGGTAAACAATACTCCGAAACCAACAGGAAATGCTGCTCAGGATTTTTGTGCTTCGGCAAATCCTACGTTGGTAAATTTGGTGGTAAACGGAACTTCTTTAATATTCTACAATGCTGCCGGAAATATTTTACCAATTACAACTCCGCTTGTTCATGGGCAAACTTACTTTGTTACTCAAACCTTAAATGGATGTGAATCTGAAAAATTAGCTATTGCTATTACTCTTTCAACCAATAATGTTCCTGCACACGACGTTACGGATGCATTCTGTAATTCGACAACGGCAAATGCAATGACTGTAAATCTTCATTCTTATGAAGACGACATCATTAATAATCCGAATAACTATATTTTCACATACACAGATAATACGGGAAATATCATTACCAATCCATCAGGTTATATTTTAAATATCGGTACAACAATTATTCATGTGAAAGTTGCTACAGCAGACGGTTGTTTTATCATTGTAAGATTAAATATAACTCTTAATCCAAAACCTCAGATCAAACTTCCTGAAAGTATAGAATTCTGTAAAGGTAAAACAGTAACATTAGATGCCGGAAGCGGTTTTGCATCCTATTTATGGAATAACGGAGCAACTACTCAAACCATAACCGTTTCAACTCCGGGAATTTATTCTGTAAAAGTGACGAACAACTTTGGATGTGAAGACACGGACATTATTGAGGTGAAATACTCTATTCTAGCTGAAATTGTTTCTGTAAACATCAATAACAGCACCGCAACGGTTATTCTTTCCACAGCCGGAAATTATGAATATTCTTTAGATAATTTTATCTGGCAAGATTCCAATGTCTTTAATAATCTGACTATTGGAGAGTATAAAGTGTATGTAAGAACCAAAGGCGGATGTATTATTGGTGAAAAGAATTTTTCAATCTTTAATATTCCGAATGCTATAACACCAAACGGAGACGGAAGAAATGATAAATGGAAAATTGTCGGACTTGAAAATTACCCCGGAACTGAAATCAATCTTTACGATCGAAGAGGTCTTCCTGTTTTCAAAGAAATCATATCTAAAAAATCTTTTGAATGGGACGGAAAATTAAATGGAACTCCATTACCTACAGGAAATTATTGGTATACTATAAAAGTTTCTGATGGAAGAATCTACACAGGTTGGTTACTCATTAAAAACAGAGAGTAA
- the lpdA gene encoding dihydrolipoyl dehydrogenase: MSQFDVTVIGSGPGGYVAAIRAAQLGFTTAIIEKYPTLGGTCLNVGCIPSKALLDSSEHFENAKHNFAGHGIIINEPQADIARMIERKNEVIKQNTDGISYLMNKNKITVFEGVGSFESATQIKVTKNDGSTETIDSKYTIIATGSKPSSLPFITLDKERVITSTEALNLKEIPKHLVVIGGGVIGLELGSVYLRLGAQVTVVEFMDKIIPTMDGALSKELTKVLKKQGMKFMLSTAVSAVERNGDTVKITAKDKKGAEVVVEGDYCLVSVGRKPFTDGLGLEKAGVELDERGRVKTNDHLQTNVANIYAIGDVIKGAMLAHKAEEEGVFVAETLAGQKPHVNYNLIPGVVYTWPEVAGVGKTEEQLKEEGVAIKVGSFPMRALGRSRASGDVDGLVKIIADEKTDEILGMHIIGARAADLIAEGVIAMEFRASAEDIARSSHAHPTYAEAIKEAALDATGKRPIHM; the protein is encoded by the coding sequence ATGAGTCAATTCGATGTTACCGTAATCGGTTCTGGTCCTGGTGGTTATGTTGCAGCAATTCGTGCTGCACAATTAGGTTTCACAACAGCCATTATTGAAAAATATCCAACTTTAGGCGGAACGTGTCTTAATGTAGGGTGTATCCCTTCAAAAGCGCTTCTAGACAGCTCTGAACATTTCGAAAATGCTAAACATAATTTCGCAGGTCACGGAATCATTATCAATGAGCCTCAGGCTGATATTGCAAGAATGATCGAGCGTAAAAACGAGGTGATCAAGCAAAATACTGACGGAATCAGCTATCTGATGAACAAAAACAAAATCACTGTTTTTGAAGGTGTTGGAAGCTTCGAATCTGCTACTCAGATCAAAGTAACGAAAAACGACGGTTCTACTGAGACCATCGATTCTAAATATACAATCATTGCAACGGGCTCTAAGCCTTCTTCTTTACCTTTCATTACCTTAGATAAAGAAAGAGTGATTACTTCTACGGAAGCTTTAAATCTTAAGGAAATTCCTAAGCATTTAGTAGTTATCGGTGGTGGAGTTATCGGTCTTGAATTAGGTTCTGTTTACCTAAGATTAGGTGCTCAGGTAACGGTTGTTGAATTTATGGACAAGATTATTCCTACAATGGATGGAGCTTTAAGTAAAGAATTAACAAAAGTTCTTAAGAAGCAAGGAATGAAATTCATGCTTTCTACAGCGGTTTCTGCAGTTGAAAGAAACGGAGATACGGTAAAGATCACTGCTAAAGATAAAAAAGGAGCAGAGGTAGTTGTAGAAGGAGATTACTGTTTAGTTTCTGTAGGTAGAAAACCTTTCACAGACGGTCTTGGACTTGAAAAGGCTGGTGTTGAACTTGACGAAAGAGGAAGAGTAAAAACAAATGATCACTTACAGACTAACGTTGCCAATATCTACGCGATCGGTGACGTTATCAAAGGGGCGATGTTGGCTCACAAAGCTGAAGAAGAAGGAGTTTTTGTTGCTGAAACATTGGCTGGACAAAAACCTCACGTTAACTATAACTTAATTCCTGGTGTTGTTTACACTTGGCCTGAAGTTGCAGGAGTTGGTAAAACTGAAGAGCAGTTGAAAGAAGAAGGTGTTGCTATTAAAGTAGGATCTTTCCCAATGAGAGCGCTAGGAAGAAGCCGTGCAAGTGGTGATGTTGATGGTTTGGTGAAAATCATCGCTGACGAAAAAACGGACGAAATTCTAGGAATGCACATCATCGGAGCAAGAGCAGCTGACTTAATTGCAGAAGGTGTAATCGCTATGGAATTCCGTGCAAGTGCTGAAGATATTGCAAGAAGTTCTCATGCTCACCCTACATATGCAGAAGCTATTAAAGAAGCTGCATTGGATGCGACAGGAAAAAGACCTATCCACATGTAA
- a CDS encoding TetR/AcrR family transcriptional regulator has protein sequence MSKQEKKDQTQELIKETAKNLFFVKGKFNATTQEIADEAGVNRTLINYYFRSRDKLIQIIFDEAHRVEKEKSEIIMTSDLPFKAKIAEFIEGSLSTSLQYPYLETYIVSQINKGSCHKRDVEEDDLKKLYQDIEIEMELGNIEKMAPVQFLLNMISLLVFPSAARPLFLENLMINDTEFDKIISERKDIILNMLFKN, from the coding sequence ATGTCAAAACAAGAAAAAAAAGATCAAACACAGGAACTAATAAAAGAAACCGCAAAGAATTTATTCTTTGTGAAAGGGAAATTTAACGCTACTACGCAAGAAATTGCAGACGAAGCGGGAGTCAACAGAACGCTTATTAATTATTATTTCCGTTCAAGAGACAAATTGATTCAGATAATTTTTGACGAAGCACACAGAGTGGAAAAAGAAAAATCTGAAATTATAATGACTTCTGATCTTCCTTTTAAAGCTAAAATAGCCGAGTTTATCGAAGGAAGTTTATCTACAAGTCTTCAGTATCCTTATCTTGAGACTTACATTGTTTCACAGATCAACAAAGGAAGCTGCCACAAAAGAGATGTAGAAGAAGATGATTTGAAAAAACTTTACCAAGACATTGAAATAGAAATGGAGTTGGGAAATATCGAAAAAATGGCTCCCGTTCAGTTTCTCCTTAATATGATTTCACTTTTAGTATTTCCGAGTGCAGCTCGTCCTTTATTTTTAGAGAATCTCATGATCAATGATACTGAATTTGACAAAATTATTTCAGAAAGAAAAGACATTATTTTAAATATGTTATTTAAAAATTAA
- a CDS encoding TolC family protein, protein MKRKHTANKLKIGIAAAFMIFGFSSVFAQQQVSLQEAIKQALQNKAEAKKAALQIKKAEYKIDEARAGALPQISATAGLTYNPIIQESLLEFGGERIRAQLGQPWSSTASVQVQQAIFDQRVFTGLKAAKSTREFYVLNAQLTNEQIIENVATAYYQVFVQEENLKTVEASYKNTEKVRNVIKSLVDNGLAKGIDLDRTNVQLTNIGSNKQTLINSVELSKNALKFYMGVPIGTDIELEEKTIEPKPELIASNINLDDRTEIKVLNKNRELLVYNKKATEAYLYPTVNLVANYGWGGQGAKFPLTNGLNNGVLWSDYSAIGLNVNIPIFTGGATKAKINQAEIDIQDLDVDIQNTQLSLSLDYKNAITNMENALINIESMKDNVGLAERVQKNTQSNYQYGLATLTEVLDSENALTQAKQNYSNALLDYKQAEIKLIKAKGELNTLQNP, encoded by the coding sequence ATGAAAAGAAAACATACTGCAAATAAGCTGAAAATTGGGATAGCTGCTGCATTTATGATTTTCGGCTTTTCATCAGTGTTTGCCCAACAGCAGGTTTCTTTACAGGAAGCCATCAAGCAGGCGCTTCAAAATAAAGCGGAAGCCAAAAAGGCTGCTTTACAGATCAAAAAAGCTGAATATAAAATTGACGAAGCCAGAGCCGGAGCTTTGCCACAGATAAGTGCTACTGCGGGGTTAACGTATAACCCAATCATTCAGGAATCTTTACTTGAATTTGGAGGAGAAAGAATAAGAGCCCAACTGGGACAACCTTGGAGCTCAACTGCTTCTGTACAGGTTCAGCAGGCTATTTTTGACCAAAGAGTTTTCACAGGTCTTAAAGCGGCAAAATCAACAAGAGAATTCTACGTTTTGAATGCTCAGTTGACGAACGAACAGATCATCGAAAATGTGGCAACAGCTTATTATCAGGTTTTTGTACAGGAAGAAAATTTGAAGACGGTAGAAGCGAGTTATAAAAATACTGAAAAAGTAAGAAATGTTATTAAAAGCTTAGTTGATAACGGTTTGGCGAAAGGTATCGATTTAGATCGTACAAATGTTCAGTTAACGAATATTGGTTCAAACAAGCAAACATTAATCAACTCTGTGGAACTTTCAAAAAATGCTTTGAAGTTTTACATGGGTGTTCCGATCGGGACAGATATTGAACTTGAAGAAAAAACGATCGAACCAAAACCAGAATTGATCGCAAGCAATATCAATCTTGACGACCGTACAGAAATCAAAGTTTTAAACAAAAACAGAGAGCTTCTTGTATACAATAAAAAAGCAACGGAAGCCTATTTGTATCCTACCGTAAATTTGGTTGCCAATTACGGTTGGGGAGGTCAGGGAGCAAAATTCCCGCTTACAAACGGTCTTAATAACGGAGTTCTTTGGAGTGATTATTCAGCGATTGGTTTAAATGTAAACATCCCGATTTTCACGGGTGGTGCAACAAAAGCGAAGATCAATCAGGCTGAAATCGATATTCAGGATCTAGATGTGGATATTCAGAATACACAGCTAAGTTTAAGTTTAGATTATAAAAATGCAATCACCAATATGGAAAATGCATTAATTAATATCGAAAGCATGAAAGATAATGTAGGTTTGGCTGAAAGAGTTCAGAAAAACACACAGTCTAACTATCAGTACGGTTTAGCGACACTTACTGAAGTTCTGGATTCTGAAAATGCTTTAACGCAGGCAAAACAGAACTACTCAAATGCTTTGTTAGATTATAAACAAGCTGAGATCAAGCTAATTAAAGCTAAAGGAGAATTAAACACATTACAAAACCCATAA
- a CDS encoding efflux RND transporter periplasmic adaptor subunit — protein sequence MKKTLIYIIVAAVLVGLAAYKIADNKKKQETEVKEVAKQVDKINVNIVTVARENINTDYTANGTFLPKQEMNQSSEISGRIVNVLVKEGSRVGAGQVLATIKRDAIEVDISQAQNNLQNAVIDNQRYENAYKTGGVTKQQLDNSRLQLKNAQVAVRAQGVRVNDTSIRAGISGTINKKMVEPGTVVSIGTSMFEIVNINSLKLSVLVDESQIGRIQLGQEVPINVNVLPEDSFSGRITFIAPKSDASLNFPVEIEVQNRGNLKAGMYATALFKTNHGAETQNMLTVPAEAFVNGVSSGQLFIVNNGTAKLIKVQTGKVYGDKIQILSGLNGGEQVITSGQINLDNGSKINIVK from the coding sequence ATGAAAAAAACTTTAATATATATCATCGTGGCAGCTGTACTTGTTGGTTTAGCAGCATATAAAATTGCCGATAATAAGAAGAAACAAGAAACAGAAGTAAAAGAAGTTGCTAAGCAGGTTGACAAGATCAATGTAAACATTGTAACGGTAGCAAGAGAAAATATCAATACAGATTACACCGCTAACGGAACTTTCCTTCCAAAGCAGGAGATGAATCAGTCTTCTGAGATCTCAGGACGTATTGTAAATGTTTTGGTAAAAGAAGGTTCAAGAGTTGGAGCAGGTCAGGTTTTAGCAACAATTAAAAGAGATGCGATCGAAGTTGACATTTCTCAGGCTCAAAACAACTTGCAAAATGCAGTGATCGATAACCAACGTTACGAAAATGCATATAAAACAGGAGGTGTTACAAAACAACAGTTGGATAACTCAAGATTACAATTGAAAAATGCGCAGGTTGCAGTAAGAGCTCAGGGAGTAAGAGTAAATGATACAAGTATCCGTGCAGGAATCAGCGGAACGATCAATAAAAAAATGGTTGAACCGGGAACAGTAGTTTCAATAGGAACTTCAATGTTCGAAATTGTTAATATTAATAGCTTAAAACTTTCAGTTTTAGTGGACGAAAGCCAGATCGGAAGAATTCAGTTAGGCCAGGAAGTTCCAATTAATGTTAATGTTTTACCGGAAGATTCTTTCAGCGGTAGAATTACGTTTATTGCTCCAAAAAGTGATGCTTCTTTAAATTTCCCGGTTGAAATTGAAGTTCAGAACAGAGGAAACTTAAAAGCAGGGATGTACGCAACGGCTTTGTTTAAAACAAATCACGGTGCTGAAACTCAAAATATGTTAACCGTTCCTGCGGAAGCTTTCGTAAACGGAGTAAGTTCAGGACAATTGTTTATCGTAAACAACGGAACTGCTAAATTGATCAAAGTACAAACCGGAAAAGTTTACGGCGATAAAATTCAGATCTTAAGCGGACTGAATGGCGGTGAACAGGTAATTACCAGCGGACAGATTAACCTTGATAACGGTTCGAAAATCAATATCGTAAAGTAA
- a CDS encoding DUF4476 domain-containing protein, giving the protein MKNIFIGLLFFAGIYSFAQEAGKAGELLRNEASTTEMQSAKSNKGLDTRNNNSNNSGFRNPNNQNNRGRNPNYQWNQNYGYAEVFLRIPEMGYFTVELGDQAISNNSGKYRFFDLQSGRVPISIYDNGFLIYRTTLQLQNNNRLVLDFFTNNGLYLLDSYPVQSESYGFNDWNDVWNNPYGNLSGNWNNFGNVMDNNTFRQFFLMFDKEPFDDGKIAMINQQMSNSQFTSEQIRDLVKSINFDKNKIMLAKSMYKRCVDKNRYFLVSDAFDYESSKRELREFIAK; this is encoded by the coding sequence ATGAAAAATATTTTTATCGGTTTGCTGTTTTTTGCAGGAATTTATTCATTTGCACAGGAAGCTGGAAAGGCAGGTGAACTTTTAAGAAATGAAGCCTCAACAACAGAAATGCAGTCGGCAAAGAGCAACAAAGGTCTTGATACTAGAAATAATAATTCAAATAATTCTGGTTTTAGAAATCCGAATAATCAAAATAACAGAGGAAGAAATCCCAATTATCAATGGAATCAAAATTACGGATATGCAGAAGTTTTTCTTAGAATTCCTGAAATGGGGTATTTTACGGTAGAACTTGGCGATCAAGCAATTTCAAATAATTCCGGGAAATATCGTTTTTTTGATTTACAGTCGGGTAGAGTTCCGATTTCGATTTATGATAATGGATTTTTAATTTACCGAACAACTTTACAGCTTCAAAATAATAACAGATTGGTGCTGGATTTTTTCACAAATAACGGTTTGTATTTATTAGATTCATATCCGGTTCAAAGTGAATCTTACGGCTTCAATGACTGGAATGATGTTTGGAATAATCCGTACGGGAATCTATCCGGCAATTGGAATAATTTTGGAAATGTGATGGATAATAATACCTTCCGTCAGTTTTTTTTGATGTTTGATAAGGAGCCATTTGATGACGGTAAAATTGCGATGATCAACCAACAGATGAGTAATTCACAATTTACATCCGAACAAATCCGAGATTTGGTGAAGTCTATCAATTTTGATAAAAACAAAATTATGCTGGCCAAATCCATGTACAAAAGATGTGTAGATAAAAATAGATATTTTCTGGTGAGCGATGCATTTGATTATGAAAGCAGTAAGCGGGAGCTGAGAGAATTTATAGCGAAATAA
- a CDS encoding S1 RNA-binding domain-containing protein, with translation MQLGKTQTLKISEKTSSGLILTDESGEKAFLPKIFVHEEKEIDEEIEVFVYQDDNKLKATTETPLAEVGEFAVMSCVQSLPSGAFMDWGIIKDLFIPYKQQKSKILEGKRYLVYLYVDERLDLITGTTTFKRNPQYEDLPFQKGDKVDLILMNESELGWNVVINKQYIGLIYASDVFKKLYPLSEEKGYIKAIREDGKIDVSLQPEGFENIDEFKQKILDKLNDNYGLLYLSDKSTPEEIQDELQMSKKNFKKALGGLYKDKIVEILDDKIKLV, from the coding sequence ATGCAATTAGGGAAAACTCAAACTTTAAAAATTTCAGAAAAAACAAGTTCTGGATTAATATTAACGGACGAATCTGGTGAAAAAGCTTTTTTACCTAAAATTTTTGTTCATGAAGAAAAAGAAATCGATGAAGAAATTGAAGTTTTCGTATATCAGGATGATAATAAATTAAAAGCAACTACTGAAACTCCATTGGCAGAGGTAGGAGAGTTTGCAGTGATGAGCTGTGTACAAAGTCTTCCAAGTGGTGCGTTTATGGATTGGGGAATTATTAAAGATCTTTTCATCCCTTATAAACAACAGAAGTCTAAAATTCTTGAAGGAAAAAGATATTTGGTTTATCTATATGTTGATGAAAGGCTAGATTTGATCACAGGAACTACAACATTCAAAAGAAATCCTCAGTATGAAGATCTGCCTTTCCAAAAAGGAGATAAAGTTGATCTGATCTTAATGAACGAAAGTGAATTAGGTTGGAATGTTGTGATCAACAAACAATATATCGGACTTATTTATGCTTCCGACGTTTTCAAAAAACTATACCCGCTATCTGAAGAAAAAGGCTACATCAAAGCAATTCGTGAAGACGGAAAAATTGATGTTTCTCTACAGCCGGAAGGTTTTGAAAACATTGACGAGTTCAAACAAAAGATTTTAGATAAGTTAAATGACAACTACGGTTTACTTTATCTGTCAGATAAATCTACTCCCGAAGAGATCCAAGATGAGCTTCAAATGAGTAAAAAGAACTTTAAGAAGGCCCTTGGCGGATTATATAAAGATAAGATTGTTGAGATCTTAGATGATAAGATCAAATTAGTATAA